In Sporosarcina sp. PTS2304, a genomic segment contains:
- a CDS encoding LD-carboxypeptidase, whose amino-acid sequence MVMIPQQLRRGDTVGIVTLGSPLAANRITAGIRMLQSMGYKVVVGEHVYSANGFLAATPQQMASDLMKMFKNPEVKWILPARGGVGVASILPFLDFNIIKKNPKIISGYSDITVLLNALFEYGDLISFQSLLLLDFNPQTPAYNFNQFFTATSTVTAPWQLLNPPEVPMIGVVPGNVTGQIVGGNLTSFVGTLGTPYEINTEGRILLLEETHEPINTVYRYINHLALAGKFDDCIGIIMGQCTNCDPAYGKSYVDLINEFIVPLGKPLLTNVATAHDYFKMTIPIGARVTMDTVKRTLTVREPVVKV is encoded by the coding sequence ATGGTGATGATCCCGCAACAATTGCGCCGAGGCGATACGGTGGGGATTGTGACGCTTGGCAGTCCGTTAGCAGCGAATCGCATAACGGCAGGGATTCGGATGTTACAGAGTATGGGCTATAAAGTAGTGGTCGGTGAACATGTTTATTCGGCCAATGGGTTTTTGGCGGCGACTCCACAGCAGATGGCTTCTGATTTGATGAAAATGTTTAAGAATCCCGAAGTGAAATGGATTTTACCTGCTCGTGGCGGGGTTGGAGTGGCGAGTATTTTGCCTTTTCTTGATTTTAACATAATTAAGAAAAATCCTAAAATTATTTCGGGATATAGTGATATTACGGTTCTATTGAATGCATTGTTTGAATATGGCGATCTCATCAGTTTTCAAAGTTTACTGTTGCTGGATTTTAATCCTCAAACCCCTGCCTATAACTTTAATCAATTTTTTACTGCAACATCGACTGTGACGGCACCTTGGCAACTGCTGAACCCACCGGAAGTGCCGATGATCGGTGTCGTTCCTGGAAATGTCACAGGTCAGATTGTCGGTGGGAATCTCACGTCATTTGTCGGGACGTTAGGTACGCCGTATGAAATCAATACAGAAGGCAGGATTCTTCTTTTAGAAGAAACGCATGAGCCGATCAATACAGTGTATCGGTATATCAATCATTTGGCGCTGGCAGGAAAATTTGATGATTGTATCGGCATAATAATGGGGCAATGTACGAATTGTGACCCTGCATACGGCAAGAGTTATGTGGATTTGATCAATGAATTCATCGTCCCTTTAGGAAAACCGTTACTGACAAATGTGGCGACTGCGCATGATTATTTTAAAATGACGATTCCTATTGGAGCACGTGTAACTATGGATACGGTGAAACGTACATTGACTGTGAGGGAGCCTGTCGTTAAAGTGTAG
- a CDS encoding SDR family NAD(P)-dependent oxidoreductase produces the protein MTGMMEGKAGLVTGSGSGIGRATALALAKAGAKVMISDVSDAAGQETVQIIQDAGGEAAFFKCDVSNEEQVIELVNKTVETFGKLDFAHNNAGINKGLKPIGEMDSKDWDITLKVNLYGTFYCIKHEVNAMLKTGGGAIVNTASGAGIEGSPNMAPYTASKHAIAGLTKSVALEYGQQGITINSIAPGATITPAIESWAKTSPEQYQGVLDSLPAGRMSTAEEQANAVVFLCSDLAKSISGVTLAVDGGYTAGKMQQ, from the coding sequence ATGACAGGAATGATGGAAGGAAAAGCAGGATTAGTAACAGGATCGGGTTCGGGTATTGGGAGAGCTACTGCACTTGCACTAGCAAAAGCGGGTGCTAAAGTGATGATTTCTGACGTTAGCGATGCTGCTGGTCAAGAAACCGTACAAATAATTCAAGATGCAGGTGGAGAAGCAGCGTTCTTCAAATGTGACGTAAGCAATGAAGAACAAGTCATCGAACTCGTTAATAAAACTGTTGAAACTTTTGGTAAGCTCGACTTTGCGCATAACAATGCAGGCATCAACAAAGGACTAAAACCAATTGGTGAAATGGATTCCAAAGACTGGGATATTACACTGAAAGTCAATTTGTACGGAACATTTTACTGCATTAAACACGAAGTTAATGCGATGTTGAAAACTGGTGGTGGCGCTATTGTCAATACTGCATCGGGTGCTGGTATCGAAGGTTCACCAAACATGGCACCGTACACAGCGTCCAAACACGCAATTGCTGGCTTAACTAAATCAGTAGCACTAGAATACGGTCAACAAGGTATCACGATCAACTCTATCGCGCCAGGAGCTACAATTACTCCGGCAATCGAAAGTTGGGCAAAGACATCTCCAGAACAATACCAAGGCGTACTCGATTCTCTTCCAGCCGGCAGAATGTCTACTGCAGAAGAACAAGCCAATGCAGTCGTCTTCCTCTGTTCAGACCTTGCAAAATCGATTAGCGGTGTCACACTTGCGGTAGACGGTGGATACACTGCAGGTAAAATGCAACAATAA
- a CDS encoding DUF3221 domain-containing protein, whose protein sequence is MKKILFSIFLCVALLVGGCGTSGGGKSSSQDQWQTIKEIDGREILAELDQTVDESPIRDRAAQQQLETPDYTEGHLGEPSKELEEDVAVQAIEGPIAIKTVEDVYGGNEAFDREGVLFLENQTYDANQSGVWIGVKHPDERLQKVIDSLQAKVDAGEILAEPIFFFRSPHTQHELYAVQDEVATVLKNMQQKRGSYSLAVNTITGVVEIGHDFLSESQQKELEKQFPDFTFDFEQEGNMVASPGMSAIIHPDEEKTETPMKEGGFIMDVSDGTIFVAGGTEGAVYYSFGEAHLLKVGQRVHVEASGAILESYPGQGAAKFVEILPDYQPATAVLSESEAIAKAIEEKTLEYFTFNEIKDIRFDADQKTWVIRVEDGNEELIIEDQ, encoded by the coding sequence ATGAAGAAAATACTATTTTCAATTTTTCTTTGTGTTGCATTGTTGGTAGGAGGGTGTGGAACGTCAGGCGGAGGAAAGTCTAGTTCCCAAGACCAGTGGCAGACGATCAAAGAAATCGATGGACGTGAAATACTAGCGGAATTAGATCAGACGGTGGATGAATCACCGATACGTGATCGAGCTGCACAACAACAATTGGAAACTCCTGATTATACAGAAGGTCATTTAGGGGAGCCATCGAAGGAATTGGAAGAAGATGTGGCAGTGCAGGCAATTGAAGGTCCGATTGCGATCAAAACAGTAGAAGATGTGTATGGCGGCAACGAAGCCTTTGATCGTGAAGGTGTGCTATTCCTGGAAAATCAAACGTATGATGCGAATCAGTCGGGGGTGTGGATTGGTGTGAAACATCCTGACGAGCGACTACAAAAAGTGATTGATTCACTACAAGCGAAAGTGGATGCGGGAGAAATTCTAGCAGAACCGATTTTCTTTTTCCGTAGCCCACATACGCAACACGAACTGTATGCAGTACAAGATGAAGTAGCGACGGTGCTAAAGAATATGCAACAGAAACGGGGTTCGTATTCATTAGCAGTCAATACGATCACGGGTGTCGTGGAAATAGGACATGACTTCTTAAGTGAATCGCAACAGAAAGAACTAGAAAAACAGTTTCCTGACTTCACATTCGACTTCGAACAAGAAGGAAATATGGTCGCGTCGCCAGGAATGTCTGCCATCATTCATCCTGACGAAGAGAAGACAGAGACACCTATGAAAGAGGGCGGTTTCATCATGGATGTCTCGGACGGCACTATTTTTGTTGCAGGTGGAACAGAAGGTGCTGTCTACTATTCATTTGGTGAAGCGCATTTGCTGAAGGTGGGGCAACGTGTTCATGTGGAAGCTTCCGGTGCTATTTTGGAATCCTACCCTGGGCAAGGGGCAGCAAAATTTGTGGAAATTTTGCCAGATTATCAACCGGCCACTGCCGTACTTTCTGAATCCGAGGCTATAGCAAAGGCGATTGAAGAGAAAACCCTGGAGTATTTTACTTTTAATGAAATAAAAGATATTCGATTTGATGCGGATCAAAAGACGTGGGTTATACGAGTAGAAGATGGTAACGAAGAATTGATAATAGAAGACCAATAA
- a CDS encoding metal-dependent hydrolase, which produces MKGTSHLLIGTIVGAVAGYAVHSDVTTALTGAAVGGISGVVPDLDTNGLASNSITLSKKVSKWLMETAGIVILLTLCYQVMQQGLSHDIYVYGGIGFLLLVVSRLITQRHMLTITGILVVLLGFVLGQSPGILLAGGYIIIASFLPHRSYTHSLIGVGFYAVILTQLYAQWPIDGMVAAGLAGYSSHLFADLKILPVNRRGVKWFLPFWTREF; this is translated from the coding sequence ATGAAAGGCACTTCACATTTATTGATTGGTACAATCGTCGGTGCCGTTGCTGGCTATGCGGTGCATTCTGATGTGACAACCGCGTTGACCGGTGCGGCAGTCGGCGGAATTTCGGGTGTAGTTCCCGATCTGGATACGAATGGGCTGGCGAGTAATAGTATTACGCTAAGTAAAAAAGTGAGCAAATGGCTCATGGAAACTGCTGGAATCGTCATTTTATTGACGCTTTGCTATCAAGTGATGCAGCAAGGACTGAGTCACGATATTTATGTATATGGAGGCATCGGATTCCTTTTGCTTGTCGTATCCCGTCTTATTACGCAACGACATATGTTGACGATTACGGGAATTCTCGTTGTACTTCTTGGCTTTGTGCTTGGTCAGTCGCCAGGTATTTTGCTTGCGGGAGGTTATATTATCATCGCATCTTTTCTGCCTCATCGATCGTATACACATTCTTTAATCGGGGTGGGGTTTTATGCGGTGATTTTAACGCAACTCTATGCCCAGTGGCCAATTGACGGAATGGTGGCGGCTGGTCTAGCGGGCTACAGCAGTCATTTATTTGCAGATTTGAAGATACTTCCTGTGAATCGACGAGGAGTGAAGTGGTTTTTGCCGTTTTGGACGCGAGAGTTTTGA
- a CDS encoding NAD(P)/FAD-dependent oxidoreductase codes for MSNTVCVIGAGIGGLMAGALLAKEGYGVTILEKATRVGGSAGSYIRKGHLFPTGATIAFGLEENGLLHNLFDSLDMKIAFDWLDHPMDVVMEDRKISLYQDRAMWKEELGRVFFERKDDVLAFWQRLEQLSEAVFGVTSSGVSLPIQKMYDVGKLPKHALFHAGSMLRLARHATHTVEDLLRKYSLESYEPFRQFLDAQLLDAAQTDCTKAALLPSSLALTIYGRGSFYVDKGMSQLSEALAQRIVELGGEVVLASPVKEIVHKEKKWHVASKKRNEAFDIVINNSGVSFGPRTSHSEVKEFSWGAFRIDALLDASIVEEQLQCKRLPFALQIVPEQHMVFDGHGPVYATFQPSYNRRNERVEGEVMLTCSIHADPERWGYLSKDAYEERKEELAETMLGEIERVLTIEKYIRYSEAGTPETYKTFIGKSSVGGFPLTVKNAILRPKSIRSPLPRLYIAGEQSFPGPGTLSSALSGFHVARAIRKEYPLK; via the coding sequence TTGAGTAACACGGTTTGTGTCATTGGTGCAGGGATTGGGGGGTTGATGGCGGGTGCTTTGTTGGCTAAGGAAGGATATGGAGTGACGATTTTAGAGAAAGCGACAAGAGTAGGAGGTTCAGCTGGTTCCTATATAAGAAAAGGACATTTGTTTCCAACGGGGGCAACGATTGCGTTTGGCCTGGAGGAGAATGGGTTGTTGCATAATTTGTTTGATTCGCTTGATATGAAGATCGCGTTTGACTGGCTGGATCACCCGATGGATGTTGTCATGGAAGATCGGAAGATTTCATTGTATCAAGACCGCGCGATGTGGAAAGAAGAACTCGGACGGGTTTTTTTCGAGAGGAAAGATGATGTGTTGGCGTTCTGGCAGCGGTTGGAACAGCTCAGTGAAGCGGTATTTGGCGTGACATCTTCTGGTGTGTCACTGCCGATACAGAAAATGTACGATGTCGGGAAATTGCCGAAGCATGCGCTCTTTCACGCAGGAAGTATGCTACGTCTTGCGCGCCATGCCACGCATACCGTAGAAGACTTGTTGCGAAAGTATTCATTGGAGTCGTATGAACCGTTCCGTCAGTTCTTGGATGCCCAATTGCTTGATGCGGCACAGACAGACTGTACGAAAGCTGCGTTGTTGCCGTCCAGCTTGGCATTGACGATTTACGGCAGAGGGAGCTTTTATGTGGATAAAGGCATGTCGCAATTGAGTGAAGCATTGGCACAGCGAATTGTGGAACTTGGTGGCGAAGTGGTTCTTGCTTCGCCTGTGAAAGAAATAGTACATAAGGAAAAGAAGTGGCATGTAGCGAGTAAGAAGCGCAACGAGGCGTTTGATATCGTCATCAATAATAGCGGTGTTTCATTCGGGCCGCGTACGAGCCATTCTGAAGTAAAAGAGTTTTCGTGGGGGGCATTTCGCATTGATGCATTATTGGATGCGTCGATTGTCGAGGAGCAGTTGCAGTGCAAACGGCTTCCATTCGCCCTTCAAATCGTACCCGAGCAGCATATGGTATTTGACGGCCACGGACCTGTGTATGCCACGTTCCAGCCTTCTTACAACCGCCGGAACGAACGGGTGGAAGGGGAAGTGATGTTGACGTGTTCCATCCATGCGGATCCTGAGCGCTGGGGATATCTTTCGAAAGATGCATATGAAGAACGCAAGGAGGAATTAGCGGAAACGATGCTAGGTGAAATTGAAAGGGTTCTTACGATAGAAAAATATATACGGTACTCGGAAGCAGGCACGCCTGAAACGTATAAGACTTTTATCGGCAAATCAAGTGTCGGCGGCTTTCCGTTGACTGTGAAAAACGCTATTTTGCGTCCGAAAAGCATTCGTTCGCCGTTGCCAAGGCTGTATATAGCAGGGGAACAATCATTTCCAGGCCCGGGTACGCTCTCATCAGCACTAAGCGGTTTCCATGTAGCACGTGCGATTCGGAAAGAGTATCCGCTCAAGTAA
- a CDS encoding nucleoside deaminase, with the protein MFTESELQHLQRSIDLAKIALDNGDQPYGSVLVSAEGHVLAEDRNRIGNGDPTQHPEFALARWAADHMTADERANATVYTSGEHCPMCAAAHGLVGLGKIVYVSSSKQTAEWMKELGIGPSNVETLPIEEVIRDARVVGPVPELVEQVHELHRQYYANK; encoded by the coding sequence ATGTTCACTGAATCAGAGTTACAACACTTGCAACGAAGTATCGATTTGGCAAAAATCGCATTAGACAATGGAGATCAGCCGTATGGTTCGGTTCTCGTTTCAGCTGAAGGCCATGTACTAGCGGAAGACCGGAACCGTATAGGAAATGGCGATCCTACACAACATCCAGAATTCGCATTGGCACGTTGGGCTGCGGATCATATGACTGCCGATGAGCGAGCGAATGCCACAGTGTATACATCGGGCGAACATTGTCCAATGTGTGCCGCCGCGCATGGTCTTGTCGGGTTGGGCAAGATTGTCTATGTGAGTTCGTCGAAACAAACGGCGGAGTGGATGAAAGAATTGGGAATTGGCCCGTCGAATGTTGAAACGTTGCCGATCGAGGAAGTTATTCGTGATGCACGAGTGGTAGGTCCGGTTCCTGAACTCGTCGAGCAAGTGCACGAATTGCATCGACAATATTATGCGAATAAGTAA
- a CDS encoding transcriptional regulator, with amino-acid sequence MRKLLEKSRKYEEVIELMYMDKGGTISKRKVKVLHIHSEIFVAYCFLRKAKRTFIIDHVLAAVPIIHKEKTVV; translated from the coding sequence GTGCGTAAACTATTAGAGAAGTCACGAAAGTATGAGGAAGTTATCGAGTTAATGTATATGGACAAAGGGGGAACGATTAGCAAACGAAAAGTAAAAGTCTTGCATATCCATTCGGAAATTTTTGTAGCGTATTGTTTTTTACGCAAAGCGAAGCGTACTTTCATCATTGACCATGTGTTAGCTGCCGTCCCCATCATTCATAAAGAAAAGACAGTCGTTTAA
- a CDS encoding hexameric tyrosine-coordinated heme protein, with the protein MPNKPLQSLVTRTPEEGYALAVKLAQKGIELIQPSEEIRKVLRPVYSRDASSLIAASHVISTHFQTIAAANNYWRTWPAYYP; encoded by the coding sequence ATGCCAAATAAGCCACTGCAATCTCTCGTGACAAGAACTCCTGAAGAAGGATACGCACTAGCCGTAAAACTTGCTCAAAAAGGAATCGAACTTATTCAACCGTCAGAAGAGATTAGAAAAGTATTGCGTCCCGTCTATTCAAGAGATGCTTCAAGTTTAATAGCCGCTTCACACGTGATTTCAACTCATTTCCAAACGATTGCTGCGGCAAATAACTACTGGCGCACGTGGCCAGCGTATTATCCATAA
- a CDS encoding YceI family protein → MTNWTVDHSHSSIGFSVKHMMVSKVKGTFEEYTATVEVADLTDLTNANISFVIQAASINTKVADRDDHLRSADFFDIENYPEIKFQSRNIVKDGDDYKITGDLTIKDVTKSITFDVEYNGKALNPWGVEVYGFEGSTKLNREEFGLTWNAALETGGILVGKDIKIELELELNPAQ, encoded by the coding sequence ATGACAAATTGGACAGTAGATCATTCACACTCAAGTATTGGTTTTTCTGTAAAGCATATGATGGTTTCAAAAGTAAAAGGCACGTTTGAAGAATACACAGCAACCGTAGAGGTAGCAGATTTGACCGATTTGACAAATGCAAATATTTCCTTTGTGATACAAGCTGCTTCCATTAATACAAAAGTAGCGGATCGTGACGATCATTTACGCAGTGCAGACTTTTTCGATATAGAAAACTATCCTGAGATCAAGTTCCAATCAAGGAACATCGTAAAAGACGGCGATGACTATAAAATTACAGGCGATCTCACGATTAAAGATGTAACAAAATCGATCACATTCGACGTTGAGTATAATGGCAAAGCGCTGAATCCGTGGGGGGTAGAAGTGTATGGTTTTGAAGGTTCCACCAAGCTGAATCGTGAAGAATTCGGTTTAACCTGGAATGCGGCGCTTGAAACAGGAGGTATTTTAGTAGGGAAAGATATTAAGATTGAACTGGAATTGGAATTGAATCCGGCACAGTAA
- a CDS encoding S-layer homology domain-containing protein, which yields MKKLVATVVAFILACSLPLSGIAAEKQMFPDVPPTKHFAEAVNDLATRTIIGGYPDGTFKPGNSITRGQAAAIIAKMIGLETWNVKGQKFKDVPTSYGFYKAIAKMAEEGIIGGYPDGSFRPDEPIKRKNMAAILVKAFDLPRDGKVNNPFKGEVGITQDVLIIYKLGITSGTTPTTFSPNAPITRGQAAKMLVATEKVRVTNGVTLKAGDLGWDAITAVIDDQVNPSVFRAVRVAGKKDTLSQVQLLPLKEGTGGVVIWGKDKDLTDKYQKYYLHVKKVSGELRLTLEKTNDTLPAVVKLNTKYKFVKHISLATIDGEIVSDNVKVDGIEYNFTNIKVEKPGEYIASVRFDTGEETRYSVTVFESEDSFLYDGYAAEIGPVTNE from the coding sequence ATGAAGAAGTTAGTTGCAACAGTGGTTGCATTTATATTAGCTTGCAGTCTGCCGTTATCAGGGATTGCGGCTGAGAAGCAAATGTTTCCTGATGTACCACCGACAAAGCATTTTGCGGAAGCAGTGAATGATTTGGCCACACGTACGATTATAGGAGGCTATCCAGACGGCACGTTCAAACCGGGAAATTCGATTACGCGAGGACAAGCTGCTGCGATTATTGCGAAGATGATTGGTTTGGAGACTTGGAATGTCAAAGGACAGAAGTTTAAGGATGTACCGACTTCATATGGATTTTATAAAGCGATTGCGAAAATGGCAGAGGAAGGTATTATTGGTGGATATCCGGACGGTAGTTTCAGACCGGACGAGCCGATTAAGCGAAAAAATATGGCTGCGATTCTTGTGAAAGCATTTGATCTGCCACGTGATGGGAAAGTGAATAATCCGTTTAAAGGAGAAGTCGGTATTACACAGGATGTACTAATCATTTACAAGCTTGGTATTACTTCAGGTACAACTCCTACTACATTTAGTCCAAATGCGCCAATTACGAGAGGGCAAGCTGCGAAAATGTTAGTGGCGACAGAGAAGGTACGAGTGACAAATGGTGTGACGTTGAAAGCAGGCGATTTAGGCTGGGATGCGATTACTGCAGTTATCGATGATCAAGTGAATCCGAGCGTGTTTCGCGCAGTAAGAGTAGCAGGGAAAAAAGATACGCTCAGTCAAGTGCAGTTACTGCCACTCAAGGAGGGTACGGGTGGAGTCGTCATTTGGGGAAAAGACAAAGATTTAACTGATAAGTATCAAAAGTATTATCTTCATGTAAAAAAAGTGAGCGGCGAACTCCGTTTGACGTTAGAGAAGACGAATGATACGTTGCCAGCAGTGGTAAAGCTAAATACAAAATATAAATTTGTGAAACATATATCTCTCGCTACGATAGATGGTGAGATAGTCTCTGATAATGTCAAGGTGGATGGGATCGAATACAATTTTACGAATATAAAAGTTGAAAAACCTGGTGAGTATATCGCGTCCGTCCGTTTTGATACTGGAGAAGAAACGAGATACAGTGTAACAGTCTTTGAAAGTGAAGATAGCTTTTTATATGATGGATATGCTGCGGAAATAGGACCAGTGACTAACGAGTAA
- a CDS encoding IS256 family transposase has product MTLFDYLNINEEELKEAVMTSNLDNVLKSAVVLILNEYMEKERDEYLETAKYERVAERRDYRNGYYERELMITIGRVKLKVPRTREGGFSTSVFEKYARVDQAFMLSMLEMVVSGVSTRKVTNVIETLCGETVSKSFVSSLTAQLDPIVNQWASRPLNVTTYRYLHVDAMYIKVRENRKVVSKAVYIATAISTDNRREVVGLKIDQAESFEAWQSFLQSLKRRGLQSPDLVISDAHEGLKKAISQEFVGTSWQRCTVHFKRNLLKALPKKMAKSFMADVRTIFMSADLEGAREAKERLVEKYAKEPRVQKALDILEGGYDEATQFLNEPSRYHRYTSSTNHLERLNQEVRRREQVIRIFPNEQSAFRLIGAVLMEADERLQKGSPLR; this is encoded by the coding sequence ATGACCCTATTTGATTATCTTAACATAAACGAGGAAGAACTAAAAGAAGCGGTGATGACTTCTAATCTGGACAACGTGCTGAAATCTGCTGTCGTTCTCATATTAAATGAGTATATGGAAAAAGAAAGAGATGAGTATTTGGAAACGGCCAAATATGAACGAGTAGCTGAGCGACGTGACTATCGCAACGGCTACTATGAACGAGAACTGATGATCACTATCGGGCGCGTGAAATTAAAAGTTCCGCGTACACGAGAAGGTGGTTTTTCGACATCGGTTTTTGAAAAATATGCACGGGTGGACCAGGCGTTTATGCTTTCCATGCTAGAGATGGTGGTCAGTGGCGTTTCCACAAGGAAAGTGACGAATGTTATCGAGACATTATGCGGAGAAACGGTTTCTAAATCTTTCGTATCTTCACTGACTGCCCAGCTCGATCCGATCGTCAACCAATGGGCCAGCCGTCCTTTGAATGTGACGACGTATCGTTACTTGCATGTGGACGCCATGTATATCAAAGTCCGTGAGAATCGAAAAGTGGTTTCCAAAGCAGTTTATATCGCGACGGCGATCAGCACGGACAACCGCCGGGAAGTGGTGGGTCTGAAAATTGATCAAGCAGAGAGTTTCGAAGCTTGGCAGTCGTTCCTCCAGAGTCTAAAGCGACGTGGACTCCAATCTCCTGACCTTGTCATTTCGGATGCACATGAGGGGCTCAAGAAGGCGATTAGCCAGGAGTTTGTCGGGACTTCTTGGCAACGATGTACTGTCCATTTCAAGCGGAATCTACTAAAAGCATTACCGAAAAAAATGGCCAAATCCTTTATGGCGGACGTGCGCACTATTTTTATGAGCGCTGATCTTGAAGGAGCTCGGGAAGCGAAAGAACGGCTGGTAGAGAAGTATGCGAAAGAGCCACGTGTTCAAAAAGCGTTAGATATTCTTGAGGGAGGCTATGATGAGGCCACGCAGTTCTTAAATGAGCCTTCTCGTTATCATCGCTATACAAGTTCTACCAATCACCTAGAACGCTTAAATCAAGAAGTGCGAAGAAGAGAACAAGTCATCCGCATTTTTCCAAATGAGCAGTCTGCCTTTCGACTGATCGGTGCTGTGCTGATGGAGGCGGATGAACGTCTACAAAAAGGCAGCCCGCTACGGTAA
- a CDS encoding DegV family protein → MTRIVLTTESGADLPDSLARKHGIYVVPMHVIMEGQDYLDGQLPVEDIYAYYDRTKKIPSTSATNVHEYQEFFKKIRTDFPDCTIVHIGYTSKASVSFQNAVLATEDMEDIHLLDALNVTGGLTAIVMYAVALLENEPMLEPVQFLEKIEAVIPKTRLAFLPGSLDFLRAGGRVSNMAYLGGALLKIKPCIELVEGKLMSTKKYRGNMNKVAEILFHDYLQQYTIDKQQIYFMYSIGLSETIKQRIDEIAKDNGFENRVWIEAGAMISTHSGPGGFGIAGIEC, encoded by the coding sequence GTGACGAGGATAGTGTTAACGACTGAAAGTGGTGCGGATTTACCAGATTCTTTAGCGAGAAAGCATGGTATATATGTAGTACCGATGCATGTCATTATGGAAGGTCAAGATTATTTGGATGGTCAATTACCGGTAGAGGACATTTATGCATACTATGATCGAACGAAAAAGATTCCTTCTACTTCTGCTACGAACGTTCATGAGTATCAAGAGTTTTTCAAGAAGATCAGAACGGACTTTCCGGATTGTACGATCGTTCATATTGGCTATACATCTAAAGCGTCTGTCTCTTTTCAAAATGCAGTATTGGCAACGGAAGATATGGAAGACATCCATTTACTCGACGCATTAAACGTCACTGGCGGATTGACTGCTATCGTCATGTACGCAGTTGCGCTGTTGGAAAACGAACCTATGCTAGAACCGGTTCAATTTCTCGAAAAAATTGAGGCTGTCATTCCTAAGACGAGGCTTGCATTTCTCCCAGGAAGCTTAGACTTTCTACGCGCTGGCGGACGAGTTAGTAATATGGCATACCTCGGAGGTGCATTGTTAAAAATCAAACCGTGTATCGAACTTGTAGAAGGTAAACTTATGTCCACTAAAAAATACCGTGGCAACATGAACAAAGTAGCGGAAATTCTATTTCACGACTACTTACAGCAATATACGATCGACAAACAGCAAATTTATTTCATGTACTCAATAGGACTAAGTGAAACGATCAAACAACGGATCGATGAAATTGCAAAAGACAACGGTTTCGAAAACAGAGTTTGGATTGAAGCAGGTGCAATGATTTCGACACATTCTGGACCTGGCGGGTTTGGGATTGCTGGTATTGAGTGTTAA
- a CDS encoding MarR family winged helix-turn-helix transcriptional regulator, with protein sequence MKDSQTDEELSLKLFVVLSRAVNSIKKRVEEDIKKLGLNPTEFAVLELIYNKGDQPIQKIGEKILIASSSITYVVDKLEKKKYLERQPCPHDRRVTFAVITEAGRTLMDEVFPTHTQDIKDIFSGLDRNEKKAMIEQLKKLGLPLQKL encoded by the coding sequence ATGAAAGATAGTCAAACCGATGAGGAATTGTCTTTAAAATTATTCGTTGTATTGAGCCGTGCTGTCAACTCTATAAAAAAACGTGTAGAAGAAGATATTAAAAAATTAGGATTAAACCCTACTGAATTTGCAGTTCTTGAGTTGATTTATAATAAAGGAGATCAACCAATACAAAAAATTGGCGAAAAAATCTTAATAGCCAGCAGTAGTATTACGTATGTAGTCGATAAGTTAGAAAAGAAAAAATACCTTGAACGACAACCATGTCCACATGACCGACGGGTGACGTTTGCGGTCATTACCGAGGCGGGTAGAACTTTAATGGACGAAGTATTCCCTACACATACACAGGATATTAAAGATATCTTTTCGGGATTAGATCGTAATGAAAAAAAAGCTATGATCGAGCAGCTGAAAAAATTGGGACTTCCTCTACAGAAGTTGTAA